The segment CATAGCTCACGGTGTGCACATGTGGCAGGGCTGACTCATTACTGAGCACCAGGAGCCACTGCAGGAAGGGCTCCTGTGACTCATGCCGGCCTGgatttgggaggtgggggaaagcaCAAGGGCAATCATTTAGGAGGTTgtcagggtctctctctctctcatgggaTTCCCTTGAGGGAGTAGTGATCAAcactccccaccacccacctccccaccaacCAGTCCCCTTGGCAGTACCAGGGCTACTGTAGACCCAAGTGGAGATGTTGGCGCCGGCACTCATCAGGTACTCCACATCTAGACTGGCCTCGATCCCAGCCCGGCCCCGGCCCTGTTGTCCAACCACACGGGCTACTGACGCTTGGTGTGCAAAGTTCCCACCAAAGAGGCGCATGAACTCAGCCAGGTCTGAGTCATGGAAATACTGCTCCAGAAACTACAAAGGGAATCAGAGCAGATATCATCGGTCAGAGGATGCAGCCTCAAAGTCAGGGCAGGGGACACTGCTCCAGGTCACAGGATAGTGGGTGAGAACCCAGGGGTGGAGTCAGGgagcaagccccacactggggaggCACCTTGGATAGGGTGTGAGGCCCCTGGAGCTCTCTGCACAGCTCACCTGGGCACAGGCTTGGCTGTTGTTGGTTGTGCCAGAGCCCACGTCTTGTGCTGTCAAGTTGTATCGCTGACGGATCACGGATGGGGTCACGCCCAAGTGCAGGCCAACAGTCCCTGACACCTGTGGCTCAGGGCGTTGCCTCAGGGATGATGTGGGGGGAAAGCGGTGCAGCCCCCCCACTGTGGGGAGGGGTCAGCCTTGAGGAGGAGATCTTTTAGACTCCAACCCCCACTTTACCACTGACCCCACCCCACGCCCGCCATGGCATCTAAACTTTTCTAGCCCCTGGCTCTATGTGCTTCAACCCCCACCAGCCCCACTTGGTGTTACCAAAGTCCACATGAGGGGCCAAGGCCTTCGGGAGCTGGTATGGACGTGGGGACCTTATAACATGGATCTCTCCAGGTCCCCCCACATAGCGATGAAACTCAGCCCCAGAGAGCAGCAGTTCTGCCTGTCTGGAGGTCAGAGATCAGAAAACAGAGGTCAGAAAGCATGGACAAGAGCAGAGGAGGCTGCCTGAACATCAATGTTCGTTGTTGTCTCCCCATGTGTTAGCTCTTGCCCACAAGTACCTGCCCCCCCCCTCACCCTAGGTCTCAGTTCTCTCCCATTGGGGTGACATGTCTCCCTGATGGGATGATTGGTACCCTCCATGGGGCAATCATTCCCTCTCACCGGACACTCAGCCAGCAAGTCAGAAAGTCCCGTGTGGTCACTGAATGGCAGTTCTGGGCTCCAGCGGCCAAAAGCCATTTTTGGACTGTGCGGAAGGTCAATGGTGATGGCCGGACCAGTTCAGCCACATCCTCTAGGGTCAGGTATTTTCCTGCATAGATTCAGTAGAGGATCTTGCCTTCATTCATTGCTTTTCCAAGTTGCCTTTTTGGACCTCAACCAGGAGACATTGGGACTTCCCAGGAAAACTGGAACAGGGTCTTGAGGGATGGGTGAGAACTTTCTAGCAAAAAGGCAGGTTGTGCAAGCTATATTTGGGGGCCAGGGGAAGAAAAGACTAGGGAGACTTGGAATGCTATGGCCAGAAATATGGATTTACCCTAAAGGTCACAAGTTTGCAATTGCTGCATCAGAGCATGTATTGCCATGATCATAACCAACATGTAAGGTTaagaagttaaaatttttcattttaagtttatttacagtAAAAGTTTTCAAAACTTTCAGAACCAATTATAAGATGACACCTAATTTAGTTCCAGTCTTCATACTTGTTTTTAAGCTTAACGTGATAGTGTGTCACTATTTTCCTGCACAGCACCAGGCACATAGCTCCGGGGTAAATCTGAGactgccctcccccaccactccccaccccttcatgcaggggagggacactATCCAGCATGACCACTGGAGCAAAACACTGTTTTAGAGCAGAGTAGGGAGcatggtggggagtggggtggaggggaagagactGCAGACCGCTCAGGGGGCTGGGCAACAGTCTGGgtgcaagaaaaaaacaaatgtattggCAGTAACAGGCAATGGTAAAAAGTGGACGATGCTCTTTCAGAGCTGAACTGACAGCCCTCGAGTCTGACTGGAGGAGGAAATGGGCATGTTGTGGGTAAGGTAGGTAAGGAATTTGAGTTGAgttttaagttttgggggaaagaaTTTGAGTGAGTTTTGGACAGTTTATTTCcagttcacttttttaaattcagaaactCTTCAACGAGAGCCACTGCTATTCAACTGCCTTATATCACCACCTCCCCAGGCACCCAGAGCACGACCCTGACATTATGTGCACCATCCCACGCTCAGCCCAGCCCTGGGTCCCTCCATTGCATCCCACATCCCAGCCCCAGTCCCAGTAGGCACCGTAACGAGGAGAGCCGGGATCCGACACAGCCTGCACCAGCTCGGATAATCTTTCCACGTTCTGCTGTCTCAGGGCAAAAGTGAGACTCAGCTCTTCCTCAGAGTCTACACGGCCCAGGGACACCCAGCCCGGGGGCAACCTGCAGGGTCAGGAGTCATGAACATGGTCTTTGTTAGTGTGGGGATGGAAGGTTCAGGATTAGAGGCTGAGACCTGGGGTAGGATCCCAGAGGCAGATATGGCTCACAAGAGGTGAATGATCAAGGACTGAGCCTGGCAACTGGGGATAAGACTTTGCAGTGGATACCAGGAGCTGGTAAGAGGTTGAGGGAGGCTGGGACGAAGACAGTGGGTGCAAAACAGGGCATAGGGAAGGAGAAGGTCTGTGCTAAATCAACTTACGCCAGCTGCtggtcaggctccgggctgtaaCTGCATTTGCCAGTGACGAAGAGGGCAAGGAGCCCTAGGAAGCTGCAGAGACAGCAGGCGGGTTTTAGCCGGAGCTGGACTGTCACTGCGTTCCCTCCCTCCAACACGTACTCCCTCCAACATGatcccctcctcccagggcccccTAATTCTCACCAGGCTTGGAGTCTCATTCTGCCTTTCTGGAGGTCTGCTGTCATGTGACAGATCACATGAGCTCTAATATTCCGCCACCCGGCATCTGCCTAGAAACTGGTGACTGTGCTGGCTCCTCCCTCAAATGGGTGGTCCTGAATGCTGGAGAATGGGTGGGGCTGCCACCAGGATCCTTCCTCCTTGGCTCAAGGAGTACTGGGTAAGTCCAGGGCTCCCCACTGCTGCCAGAGTCCAGCCAGCACTCACCGTGGGAGTATAGGGCAGTGCTGAAGAGAGGGGCTCTGGggcacacagacccacacacatGGGTTCCTGCTTAGCTATATGGTATCAGGAAAGCCAACCTCCTGGAGCCTAGGCTTCATTTAGAATATGAAAGCTATTGTATTAAAAGTCCTCTGTCTCATAGGGTTGCAGTGAAAATTCACAGCGATAAAACAGACACACTGCTCACCAGGGCCTGATGAGGAAAAGGTTCAACAAGCTTGAGCTCTTATTACATGTGGACCCTCAAGCCTAGAATTGATCATCCCCAAGATCTCTCCCCATTCGCCAATACCTCTCTAGGTCACTGCTACCTCTCCCTGGCCTCCGGCCCTTGTTAGAGGGAAAGGCCAAGTGCAGAGATGTGATAGTCAGCCTCAGGCTAGGCCCGGGCTCCCAGTGCCATCCCCACCCCAGATGCCCCTGCGTCCAATACCCCTCCGTGCCTCCTGAGGTGTCCACAATGTATAGGGTGCCTTgcaatcacccccccccccaatcctgaCAGCTCCCACAGAGTACAGCCGGACACTGGATACAAACTGCAGTTTATTAAGGCTCCAGAGTGAGAATTGGCACTTGGttctgggcaggggcaggggtgtcAGTGGAACCCAAAGGAGCTGGGCCTGAACAGGTTGGAGGGACCTCCCCCCATCCTCCCTACCCCCCAATAAATAAAGTCTCAGCTCCACCTCAAGGTGCTGGCACAGGGCAGGAAGCCCTCACTGAGGAGAACCCAGGGCTGCTGCCTCCTTCATAATTCTCCCCACACTGGACCTGGCCCTGGGTCAGTGCCAAACAGGGCCTCTGTGGCACTGGTGCTCTGATGGGGCCAGGGTGAGATGTGGGACCTGCTGCCACTGGAGGAGTTTAGGATGGGGAGCTGGCCTCCCCCATGGCCAATCATGGTCCGAGGCTGCCCAGGGCAGGCTCAGATGGGGCCTGCATTGGGGACACTGTGCGCATCCCAGGTCGGGGCCCAGCCTGGGCCACAGCTAGATGTGCAGCTCCGTGTCATCAGGTGGCTCCAGGCCAGACTCTTGGCTGAGTGCTGAGGCTGAGGGGCCCTGGGCCACCCCAAATGGTGAGACAACGGGTGAGCGAGCAGCCAGAGgagacagtgagggagagaagCTGGGGGACATGGCAGCTGAGGATAGGGAACCTTCGTGGCTGATGGGGGAGCGGTGAGAAGCTGGTGGGAAGATGGCCCGGGTTGCAGCCGTGCTGGCTGGCTTAGGGGGCACAGACTTGGCTCCTGGGTGGGCCACAGCAGTGATGAGGGGTGGTGGGTCAATACGGGGAGCCGGGGGACATGGCCGAGCTTCATCCTTGAGCCGGG is part of the Felis catus isolate Fca126 chromosome D1, F.catus_Fca126_mat1.0, whole genome shotgun sequence genome and harbors:
- the TPP1 gene encoding tripeptidyl-peptidase 1 yields the protein MTADLQKGRMRLQACFLGLLALFVTGKCSYSPEPDQQLALPPGWVSLGRVDSEEELSLTFALRQQNVERLSELVQAVSDPGSPRYGKYLTLEDVAELVRPSPLTFRTVQKWLLAAGAQNCHSVTTRDFLTCWLSVRQAELLLSGAEFHRYVGGPGEIHVIRSPRPYQLPKALAPHVDFVGGLHRFPPTSSLRQRPEPQVSGTVGLHLGVTPSVIRQRYNLTAQDVGSGTTNNSQACAQFLEQYFHDSDLAEFMRLFGGNFAHQASVARVVGQQGRGRAGIEASLDVEYLMSAGANISTWVYSSPGRHESQEPFLQWLLVLSNESALPHVHTVSYGDDEDSLSSAYIQRVNTEFMKAAARGLTLLFASGDSGAGCWSVSGRHQFRPSFPASSPYVTTVGGTSFQNPFRVTNEIVDYISGGGFSNVFPQPSYQEEAVAQFLSSSPHVPPSSYFNASGRAYPDVAALSDGYWVVSNSVPIPWVSGTSASTPVFGGLLSLINEHRILSGRPPLGFLNPRLYKQRGAGLFDVTHGCHESCLNEEVQGQGFCSGPGWDPVTGWGTPNFPALLKTLINP